In Candidatus Methylomirabilis sp., a single window of DNA contains:
- a CDS encoding right-handed parallel beta-helix repeat-containing protein, whose amino-acid sequence MAGSERGRVARGVGAGLLGLVCWLGGGGDARAAGTFVVDGANPGCSDTAPGAGTEGNPPYCTMSAAAAARGGPGTTILVKPAIYREQVTVRASGVEGSPFVFQALGPGVVVDGADDFSDPALWTPATGTVWQAVGVTWFPRQVFVDGAPLTLLSTSVVEPAAVPPGTFGYASGGSIYVNLGGDNPGTHQTLISRRGRNFDIDARSWVTIDGFTITRGAFGIYANASSTGATSLTLTHNTVTFVTLQAIDVSGFTNALIGSNVVSGGGIRLGRCGSAIIQDNEVFRNSNDGIRIDAAASSLIQRNTVHDNRGTGIKIQSSSNTLSLQNRSWHNCGHGFHLSRSVGSRHVGDVAWGNAGRGFSVGWEATDTHIFNSIGADNGPTGEFDLFVDTTAAAGFASNFNLFWNRTSQAPIKFSGTTYTTLAAFTAGTGQDAASLQADPRFRNPVGGDFRLLPGSPAIDSADSSVPHWAETDAAGNPRVDDPATPNTGAGPVPYADRGALEYVPSAAPVAALTVAPSSGPAPLTVTLDASGSSAAAEETIVSYAFDAGDGSALIGPQPGATAPHTYATPGTYTATVTVTDTTGASSTASATVTVADPGNLVRNPSFETDTSGWTAYGGSTLQRVPGGQEGAVALEVRGPASTATFGINDSPNWVATTGAAGTHYRFTAWVRARTEVATGRARIRVREYLNGVLVGTATYSPFVPLTPAWQLLLTEHVAQATGSTLDVQILDYPGAAGEVFQVDSIAIVVVP is encoded by the coding sequence GTGGCGGGGTCGGAGCGGGGTCGGGTGGCGCGGGGGGTCGGAGCGGGGCTCCTGGGCCTCGTCTGCTGGCTCGGGGGCGGGGGGGACGCCCGCGCCGCCGGCACCTTCGTCGTGGACGGGGCCAACCCCGGCTGCTCGGATACAGCGCCCGGGGCCGGCACCGAGGGGAACCCTCCCTACTGCACCATGTCGGCCGCCGCGGCCGCCCGGGGCGGGCCCGGCACCACCATCCTCGTCAAGCCGGCCATCTACCGGGAGCAGGTCACCGTGCGGGCGTCGGGCGTTGAGGGAAGCCCTTTCGTCTTCCAGGCCCTCGGGCCCGGCGTGGTGGTGGACGGGGCGGACGATTTCTCCGACCCCGCCCTCTGGACCCCCGCCACCGGCACCGTCTGGCAGGCGGTCGGAGTCACCTGGTTCCCGCGCCAGGTCTTCGTCGATGGGGCCCCTTTGACTCTCCTGAGCACCTCCGTCGTGGAGCCGGCCGCCGTCCCCCCCGGCACCTTCGGGTACGCCTCCGGGGGGAGCATCTACGTCAACCTCGGGGGGGACAACCCGGGAACCCACCAGACCCTGATCAGCCGGCGGGGCAGGAACTTCGACATTGATGCGCGTTCCTGGGTGACCATCGACGGCTTCACCATCACCCGGGGCGCGTTCGGGATCTATGCGAATGCTTCGTCCACTGGCGCCACGAGTCTCACGCTCACGCATAACACTGTGACCTTCGTTACCTTGCAGGCGATCGACGTGTCGGGCTTCACGAACGCCCTGATTGGCTCGAACGTGGTATCGGGCGGTGGGATACGCCTGGGTCGTTGCGGGAGCGCGATAATCCAGGACAACGAGGTCTTCCGTAACAGTAATGATGGCATCCGTATCGACGCTGCGGCCAGCAGTCTCATCCAGCGCAACACTGTTCACGACAACCGTGGCACGGGGATTAAGATCCAAAGCTCCAGCAACACCCTCTCGTTGCAGAACCGCTCCTGGCACAACTGCGGCCACGGCTTCCACCTGTCCCGGTCGGTGGGGAGTCGCCACGTCGGCGATGTGGCGTGGGGGAACGCCGGCCGGGGCTTCTCCGTGGGGTGGGAAGCCACCGATACCCACATCTTCAACTCCATCGGGGCCGATAACGGGCCCACAGGGGAGTTCGACCTCTTCGTAGACACTACCGCCGCGGCCGGCTTCGCGTCCAACTTCAATCTTTTCTGGAACCGCACCAGCCAGGCACCGATCAAGTTCTCCGGGACCACGTACACGACCCTCGCCGCCTTCACGGCCGGCACCGGCCAGGACGCGGCTTCCCTCCAGGCAGACCCGCGGTTTCGCAACCCCGTGGGAGGGGATTTCCGCCTCCTTCCGGGATCGCCCGCGATTGATTCCGCTGACTCCTCGGTGCCCCACTGGGCAGAGACCGACGCCGCGGGGAACCCCCGAGTGGACGACCCGGCCACGCCCAACACCGGGGCCGGCCCGGTTCCCTACGCTGATCGGGGGGCCCTGGAGTACGTGCCCAGCGCCGCCCCGGTGGCGGCCCTGACGGTCGCACCGTCCTCAGGGCCGGCACCGCTCACGGTGACGCTGGATGCCTCGGGCTCGAGCGCGGCGGCGGAGGAGACGATTGTCTCGTACGCGTTTGACGCCGGTGACGGGAGCGCCCTGATCGGCCCGCAGCCCGGTGCCACGGCCCCCCATACCTACGCCACTCCCGGGACCTACACCGCCACTGTCACGGTGACCGACACCACCGGGGCGAGCAGTACCGCCAGCGCCACGGTGACGGTGGCCGACCCGGGCAACCTGGTCAGGAATCCCTCCTTCGAAACCGACACCAGCGGCTGGACTGCCTACGGGGGGTCGACCCTCCAGCGGGTCCCGGGCGGGCAGGAGGGGGCGGTTGCCCTGGAAGTGCGAGGCCCTGCCTCCACGGCCACGTTCGGCATCAACGACAGCCCCAACTGGGTCGCCACGACCGGGGCCGCAGGGACGCACTACCGCTTCACCGCCTGGGTCCGCGCGCGCACGGAGGTGGCCACAGGGCGGGCCCGCATCCGGGTCCGCGAGTACCTGAACGGGGTGTTGGTCGGGACGGCGACCTACTCCCCCTTCGTGCCGCTGACGCCGGCCTGGCAGCTGCTGCTGACCGAGCACGTCGCGCAGGCGACCGGCTCTACCCTGGACGTGCAGATCCTCGATTACCCGGGCGCGGCCGGCGAGGTGTTCCAGGTCGACAGCATCGCCATCGTGGTTGTTCCGTAG